The Candidatus Methylacidiphilales bacterium genome has a window encoding:
- a CDS encoding TrpB-like pyridoxal phosphate-dependent enzyme — MKKIYLAENDLPRSWYNILADLENKPLPPLHPVSKLPIGPADLSPIFPMELIKQEVSSEPFIEIPDEVVNKYLIWRPSPLIRATEFEKALGGSVSIYYKYEGTSPAGSHKPNTALAQAYYNKKEGVKKLTTETGAGQWGTALSFACQQFGLACEVYMVKISFDQKPYRKILMNSFGAKVIASPSRDTQAGKKQLELNPQSNGSLGIAISEAIEMAAQDEHTKYSLGSVLNHVLMHQTIIGQEAKKQLEIVGEYPDIIIAPLGGGSNFAGICFPFLRDVIKRNKKTRCIAVEPASCPKLTKGKFLYDFGDTAGYTPLLPMYTLGHNFNPAAIHAGGLRYHGASVIISQLLKDKLIEASAIQQLECFKAGLLFSQTEGILPAPEASHAIAQVIREAKQAQLEGKKKTILFNLCGHGYLDLQAYQDFFENKLTDHELSEADLVNTIKELEQLQPKTIGV; from the coding sequence ATGAAAAAAATATACCTTGCTGAGAATGATCTTCCACGAAGTTGGTATAACATTCTTGCGGATTTAGAAAATAAGCCATTGCCCCCACTTCACCCAGTTTCCAAGCTACCAATCGGCCCTGCAGATTTGTCGCCTATTTTCCCTATGGAGCTTATAAAACAAGAAGTAAGTTCAGAGCCCTTTATTGAAATACCTGACGAGGTAGTTAATAAATATTTAATTTGGAGACCTAGCCCACTTATAAGAGCTACAGAATTTGAAAAAGCCCTCGGTGGGTCAGTTTCCATTTATTATAAATATGAAGGTACAAGTCCCGCAGGGTCGCATAAACCTAATACTGCATTGGCTCAAGCATACTATAACAAAAAAGAAGGAGTTAAAAAATTAACCACCGAAACCGGTGCGGGACAATGGGGTACGGCACTTTCTTTCGCCTGCCAACAATTTGGATTAGCGTGTGAAGTATACATGGTGAAAATCAGCTTTGATCAAAAACCTTATAGAAAAATATTGATGAATTCTTTTGGAGCAAAAGTAATCGCCTCACCAAGTAGAGACACACAGGCAGGAAAAAAACAGCTTGAACTAAACCCTCAATCAAATGGTAGTCTTGGAATTGCAATTTCAGAAGCAATAGAAATGGCTGCCCAAGATGAGCACACAAAATACTCACTTGGATCTGTACTTAATCATGTCTTAATGCATCAAACCATAATAGGCCAAGAGGCAAAAAAACAACTTGAAATCGTAGGTGAATATCCTGATATCATTATCGCTCCTCTGGGAGGAGGTTCTAATTTTGCTGGAATCTGTTTTCCTTTCTTAAGAGATGTCATAAAAAGAAATAAAAAAACCAGATGTATTGCCGTTGAACCAGCCTCTTGTCCTAAGCTAACTAAAGGAAAATTTCTATATGATTTTGGTGATACTGCAGGCTACACTCCGTTATTACCCATGTACACGCTTGGGCATAATTTTAATCCCGCCGCCATACATGCAGGTGGTTTGCGTTATCATGGAGCAAGTGTGATCATAAGCCAACTACTTAAAGACAAACTTATAGAGGCCTCGGCTATTCAACAACTAGAGTGTTTTAAGGCTGGGTTATTATTTTCACAGACCGAAGGTATACTTCCCGCACCAGAAGCTAGTCATGCTATCGCTCAAGTAATTAGAGAAGCAAAACAAGCACAGCTTGAGGGCAAGAAAAAAACCATACTTTTTAATTTATGTGGACATGGGTATCTAGATCTACAGGCGTATCAAGACTTTTTTGAAAATAAATTAACTGATCATGAGCTTTCCGAAGCTGATTTAGTTAATACTATTAAAGAACTAGAGCAACTACAACCAAAAACAATAGGAGTATAA
- a CDS encoding peroxiredoxin: MAVKKKIATKKKILAKKKIVTKKKATSKNKVVAKKKTVTKKKIATKKKTLSTVSQQPSNPIPSIGNPAPDFEFIHQGRSENIGDFAGIIVLYFYPKDDTPGCTIEANGFNKIVSQLADRQAIVVGVSPDSAVSHAKFKDKYSLSFYLVPDTDQTVSKKYGCWVEKSMYGKSYMGVSRTTFIIKNGIITHVFTKVSPNEHAEEVLSAVNSL, translated from the coding sequence ATGGCAGTAAAAAAGAAAATCGCGACTAAGAAAAAAATACTTGCTAAAAAGAAAATTGTTACTAAAAAGAAAGCAACATCAAAGAATAAAGTTGTAGCAAAGAAGAAAACTGTTACTAAAAAGAAAATCGCGACTAAGAAAAAAACTCTAAGCACGGTTAGCCAGCAACCATCTAACCCAATTCCAAGCATCGGAAACCCCGCACCAGACTTTGAGTTTATTCATCAAGGCCGAAGCGAGAATATCGGTGATTTCGCAGGAATTATTGTCCTCTATTTTTACCCAAAAGATGACACCCCAGGTTGTACTATTGAGGCAAATGGCTTTAATAAAATCGTTTCACAGTTAGCTGACCGGCAAGCAATAGTTGTTGGGGTATCTCCAGACTCAGCTGTTTCTCACGCAAAGTTCAAAGATAAATACAGCTTGTCTTTTTACCTAGTCCCAGACACCGATCAGACAGTCTCCAAAAAATATGGTTGCTGGGTAGAAAAGTCTATGTATGGTAAAAGTTATATGGGTGTAAGTAGGACTACTTTCATTATTAAGAATGGCATTATCACACATGTGTTCACAAAAGTTTCACCTAACGAACACGCGGAAGAAGTACTCTCTGCGGTGAACTCATTATAA
- a CDS encoding FAD/NAD(P)-binding protein, with protein MDKIAIIGAGFCGVALCYSLRKKFPNSSITIYSRSSLIGSGVAYGTNSPFHLLNVPAGRMGMIDGQENDFYLWLCEQGYTYHPEDFVPRKLYGEYLRSYFVKTPSLTVVRSNVIAIQTNHESAHIVTDKDDMHQVDLAILALGNFPSKIPQGITNLPWESSSNCISDPWHPASQANKLLTISPSANVLLIGSGLTALDIASLLLDKGIKSIVAMSRNGVLPQPHRGLHVIPEVAVSCDSIIRQSSLRLKLHQFRMTLSQVRNNGGDWRDLFIELRKITPELWQSLSIVEQSKFLKKIAPFWETHRHRISPQLHAKITEAIKNKLVTFYKANCISATMINGVIQVSTSSKKIPTIRADCIINCTGPNVDITKEKDPLIEQLVKQGTIIPDSHNLGLQVTNTYRTVNSRGEVNKNLLYLGPLLKAKYYEATAVPELRAHVKQLVSLL; from the coding sequence ATGGATAAAATAGCGATTATTGGAGCGGGGTTTTGTGGAGTGGCATTATGCTACTCACTTAGAAAAAAATTTCCTAATTCCAGCATAACGATATATTCTCGATCTTCACTTATCGGAAGTGGGGTTGCCTATGGTACGAACTCTCCTTTTCACTTACTAAATGTTCCAGCCGGAAGAATGGGCATGATAGATGGGCAAGAAAATGATTTTTATCTTTGGCTTTGTGAACAAGGTTATACATACCATCCGGAAGATTTTGTTCCTAGAAAATTATATGGAGAGTATTTAAGATCCTATTTTGTCAAAACACCTTCTCTTACTGTGGTAAGGTCTAATGTAATTGCAATTCAAACTAATCATGAATCTGCCCACATAGTAACTGATAAAGATGATATGCATCAAGTAGATCTTGCGATACTTGCCTTAGGAAACTTTCCTTCAAAAATACCACAGGGAATTACTAACCTACCTTGGGAAAGTAGCAGTAATTGTATTAGTGACCCATGGCACCCTGCCTCTCAAGCCAATAAGTTACTTACCATTTCACCTTCAGCAAACGTGTTACTTATTGGTTCAGGGTTAACCGCTTTAGATATTGCTTCATTGTTGTTAGATAAAGGAATAAAAAGTATTGTCGCAATGTCTAGAAATGGTGTGCTCCCTCAACCGCATAGAGGCTTGCATGTAATTCCTGAGGTAGCTGTATCATGCGATTCAATCATCCGTCAATCTTCTCTACGATTAAAATTACATCAATTTAGAATGACCCTTTCCCAGGTCAGAAATAATGGTGGAGACTGGAGAGACCTATTTATTGAGCTCAGAAAAATAACCCCTGAATTATGGCAAAGTTTATCTATTGTTGAACAGTCAAAATTTTTAAAAAAAATCGCACCTTTTTGGGAAACTCATAGACATAGAATTTCTCCGCAGTTACATGCAAAAATTACTGAAGCAATAAAAAATAAGCTTGTTACTTTTTATAAAGCTAACTGTATTTCGGCGACAATGATTAATGGGGTAATACAAGTTAGCACTAGCTCAAAAAAAATTCCAACTATTAGGGCAGACTGCATTATTAATTGCACAGGACCAAATGTAGATATTACAAAAGAAAAAGATCCGCTCATAGAGCAATTAGTTAAACAAGGTACTATTATTCCAGATTCTCACAACCTTGGTTTGCAAGTCACAAACACTTACCGAACTGTAAACAGTAGAGGCGAAGTTAATAAAAATTTACTCTATCTCGGCCCGCTTTTAAAAGCCAAGTATTATGAAGCTACAGCGGTCCCTGAACTTCGTGCCCATGTTAAACAGTTAGTAAGCTTGTTATAA
- a CDS encoding queuosine precursor transporter has product MQTHKLYAIWAVLLSTTMVISMITAQKIMPVGYFSISAANIIFPFAYIISDLVTEVYGFKKSRKIIWLGLFSMVLASMVFQIIIMLPSIPEWQNQEAFVQVLGQTPRIVIASSLAYLCGEFANSIIVSKMKVRSEGKFISLRVLVSSIVAHIIDSVVFVCIAFYGTYHASVILQIITSETVVKFGIECVLMPITILLIVWVKKTEKIDTYDRGIRYSIFSLHG; this is encoded by the coding sequence ATGCAAACACACAAACTTTATGCCATTTGGGCAGTGCTGCTTTCAACAACTATGGTTATATCAATGATTACCGCACAAAAAATTATGCCTGTGGGTTACTTTTCTATTAGTGCCGCTAACATCATTTTTCCATTTGCCTACATTATCAGTGATCTAGTTACTGAGGTCTATGGGTTTAAAAAAAGTAGAAAAATCATTTGGTTAGGGCTATTCTCAATGGTCCTTGCATCAATGGTATTTCAAATTATTATTATGCTTCCAAGCATTCCTGAATGGCAGAATCAGGAGGCTTTTGTGCAGGTCCTCGGGCAGACCCCACGGATTGTCATCGCATCTTCTCTAGCTTACCTTTGTGGTGAATTTGCAAATTCTATAATAGTAAGCAAAATGAAAGTACGCTCAGAAGGTAAATTTATTTCGCTTAGAGTATTGGTTTCATCTATCGTTGCTCATATCATTGATAGTGTGGTGTTTGTATGCATCGCTTTTTATGGAACCTACCATGCATCGGTGATTTTACAAATAATTACTTCGGAAACTGTGGTCAAGTTCGGGATAGAGTGTGTCCTTATGCCGATCACAATCTTGTTAATTGTGTGGGTGAAGAAAACTGAAAAAATTGACACCTATGATAGGGGAATTCGCTACTCTATTTTTTCATTGCATGGATAA
- a CDS encoding magnesium and cobalt transport protein CorA has product MCKDKVMLINATVYQNGKKIKDCNLDEVRSYSKQQKHFTWIALANPTFEEMTLMQDIFDLHPLAVEDSLRGNQRAKLEEYDNTLFTVLQLPEIDGASLHIGNLCIFAANNFLLSIRIHSNITYHHVRLQCEKETEQFKIGPGYILYALMDATVDRYFPLLQWFENELETVEADIFSSNHKTRVNTLRLYNLKQQVASLKNVVAPLIEVAFKLYGGRTHALCKNLEEYFRDVNDHLNKINFDIDNLRETIATAIQVSLSMVAIEDNEITKRLAAWAAIFGIPTILANIWGMNFKYMPELEWKYGYVFAIFLIFGVSIWLYTRFKKHKWI; this is encoded by the coding sequence ATGTGCAAGGATAAAGTTATGTTAATCAACGCTACAGTTTACCAAAACGGAAAAAAAATAAAAGATTGCAACCTAGATGAAGTGCGGTCATATAGCAAACAACAAAAGCACTTTACCTGGATAGCCCTCGCAAACCCAACTTTTGAAGAAATGACATTGATGCAAGATATCTTTGACCTGCACCCACTTGCCGTAGAAGACTCCTTACGAGGAAACCAAAGAGCAAAATTAGAAGAATACGATAATACCCTATTCACGGTGCTTCAATTACCTGAAATTGATGGGGCAAGTTTACATATTGGCAATCTTTGTATTTTTGCCGCTAACAATTTTTTACTTTCAATTCGTATACATAGCAATATCACCTATCACCATGTACGCCTCCAATGTGAAAAAGAAACCGAGCAGTTCAAAATTGGCCCAGGTTACATTTTATATGCATTAATGGACGCAACCGTAGATCGTTATTTCCCACTCCTGCAGTGGTTTGAAAATGAACTAGAGACTGTGGAAGCTGACATTTTCTCCTCAAACCATAAAACCAGAGTAAATACGCTAAGACTTTATAATTTAAAACAGCAAGTCGCTTCTCTAAAGAATGTTGTTGCGCCACTCATTGAAGTAGCGTTTAAACTCTATGGTGGAAGAACTCACGCACTATGCAAGAACTTGGAAGAATATTTCAGAGATGTCAATGACCATCTCAATAAAATAAATTTTGATATTGACAACCTTCGGGAAACTATTGCAACTGCGATACAGGTTTCATTGTCAATGGTTGCAATTGAAGACAACGAGATAACAAAAAGACTTGCGGCCTGGGCTGCAATTTTTGGTATACCAACAATTCTAGCAAATATTTGGGGGATGAATTTTAAATATATGCCAGAGCTAGAATGGAAATACGGGTATGTCTTTGCGATTTTCTTAATATTTGGGGTAAGTATATGGCTGTACACTCGGTTTAAGAAACATAAATGGATATAG
- a CDS encoding disulfide bond formation protein B, with protein MNLFTSIPILQSLVIAFVSFFGFIFAIFLQITAGYLPCPLCIMQRYSYGVIFLLALCAIYWYQNTKVKIMHFFLLLVSLISVCIALAHLYIRYGKAPSQECIADPLELALNSFWFAKWFPTMFSSLGSCVDISPPILGLDIIIWSALGSGTMLVFSVFLFIKK; from the coding sequence ATGAATTTATTTACTTCAATTCCAATCTTGCAATCACTAGTAATTGCATTTGTTTCATTTTTTGGATTTATTTTTGCAATTTTTCTACAAATCACCGCAGGCTACCTTCCATGCCCTCTTTGTATTATGCAACGATATAGTTACGGTGTGATATTTCTACTGGCACTTTGTGCAATTTATTGGTACCAAAATACTAAGGTGAAAATAATGCATTTCTTTTTGCTCCTAGTTAGCTTAATCAGTGTGTGTATTGCATTAGCTCATCTTTATATCAGATACGGAAAGGCACCAAGTCAAGAATGCATAGCTGATCCCCTTGAGCTTGCCCTAAATTCATTTTGGTTCGCTAAATGGTTTCCCACGATGTTTTCATCCTTAGGGAGTTGTGTGGACATAAGTCCGCCCATACTTGGATTAGATATTATCATATGGTCAGCACTAGGATCTGGCACGATGTTAGTTTTCAGCGTTTTTTTATTTATTAAAAAATAA
- a CDS encoding AAA family ATPase, with product MQLEKSTSLFQSVLQSAQQLAQRYTHSELQVGHLLYSLIAEPETSASRILKKLGAATEQFQKALLQLIEKYPKVSNPTQLRIHQKLVQLLTTADSLGNKSGDTLLSTDWIIPALFSMAIPESEILKDFSILEKPYLVALQEERKGGVVDSVGAESSRGVIEKYTIDLTERAKKGELDPVIGRDEEIRRAIQILLRRTKNNPVLIGDPGVGKTAIVEGLAQRIVNNEVPESLSSHKLLSLDLAALIAGAKYRGEFEERLKALLKELSELQQETILFIDEMHTLVGAGKSDGAMDASNMLKPALARGELHCIGATTLDEYKKYVEKDPALERRFQRLLVEEPSKEATIAILRGLKQKYELHHGISISDDAIVSAVELSSRYIGDRKLPDKAIDVVDEAASMIRMEIDSKPETLDRLDRKLIQLKIEDQALRKETSESSVKRRQLLEEQIQKLESEFQVLDSVWQKEKNEVRAFAHIKEKLEHATLQLDQARRVSNLELMSQLQYGTIPELERKLAEQLKTKNANPMLNTIVDSHDIEKIVSRWTAIPLEQLRETEREKLLQIDTRLAMRVIDQSQAVTAVSEAIRRSRVGLSDTNKPNGSFLFLGPTGVGKTELCKAIAEVLFNDEQQIIRIDMSEYMEKHSVARLIGAPPGYVGFEEGGELTEKVRRRPFSVVLLDEIEKAHPDVFNILLQVLDDGRLSDSHGHTVDFCNTIIVMTSNIGSEIIQSYQATNTAQQQYEHMSAEVIKEIKKYFRPEFINRIDECIVFNSLSEQSIKKIVDIQLASLTQKIAKLGYLITFEDSVASLIAKHGYDPYYGARPVKRTITHYLENPFSKIILSSTLDPALPIIAQSVEVPEQVVFSQNGKVL from the coding sequence ATGCAGTTAGAAAAAAGCACATCATTATTTCAATCAGTACTACAGTCAGCTCAGCAGTTAGCGCAGCGATACACTCACAGCGAATTACAAGTCGGGCACTTACTCTACTCCTTGATCGCAGAACCAGAAACTAGTGCGAGCAGGATACTTAAAAAACTTGGTGCCGCAACAGAGCAATTCCAAAAAGCACTTTTGCAATTGATAGAAAAGTATCCCAAAGTTTCAAATCCAACTCAATTACGAATACATCAGAAATTGGTACAATTACTTACCACTGCTGATTCGTTAGGAAACAAATCTGGAGATACTCTGCTCAGCACTGATTGGATTATTCCAGCATTATTTTCAATGGCAATTCCTGAGTCAGAGATTCTAAAAGATTTTTCCATCCTTGAAAAGCCGTATCTGGTAGCGCTACAAGAGGAACGCAAAGGCGGGGTGGTGGATTCTGTTGGTGCTGAGTCGTCACGAGGAGTGATTGAAAAGTATACTATTGATCTAACTGAACGAGCAAAAAAAGGTGAACTCGATCCAGTGATTGGGCGAGATGAAGAAATTCGCAGAGCTATTCAAATCCTTCTTCGAAGAACCAAAAACAACCCTGTGCTGATTGGAGATCCTGGAGTTGGGAAAACTGCAATTGTGGAAGGGCTTGCTCAACGCATTGTCAATAACGAGGTCCCAGAAAGTTTAAGCAGTCACAAGTTACTTTCATTAGACCTTGCCGCCTTGATCGCAGGGGCAAAGTACCGAGGTGAATTTGAAGAACGACTAAAGGCATTATTAAAAGAATTAAGTGAGTTGCAACAAGAAACTATTCTATTTATTGATGAGATGCATACCCTGGTCGGTGCTGGAAAAAGTGATGGTGCGATGGATGCGAGTAATATGCTAAAACCTGCACTTGCTAGAGGCGAATTGCATTGCATCGGTGCTACGACTTTAGATGAATATAAAAAATATGTTGAGAAAGACCCTGCACTTGAGCGAAGATTTCAACGCTTGCTGGTAGAAGAACCAAGCAAAGAAGCAACCATTGCGATTTTACGAGGCCTAAAACAAAAATACGAACTGCATCACGGAATATCTATTAGCGATGATGCGATAGTTAGTGCGGTAGAGTTATCATCTCGTTATATTGGAGACAGGAAGCTGCCTGATAAGGCAATTGATGTAGTTGATGAAGCGGCTAGCATGATTCGTATGGAAATAGATTCCAAACCAGAGACATTGGACCGCTTAGATAGAAAACTCATTCAATTAAAAATTGAAGATCAAGCATTACGAAAAGAAACCTCAGAATCAAGTGTAAAACGACGACAGCTATTAGAAGAGCAAATTCAAAAATTAGAATCAGAGTTTCAGGTTTTAGATAGTGTATGGCAAAAAGAGAAAAATGAAGTTCGTGCATTTGCGCATATTAAAGAAAAGCTTGAGCATGCCACCCTACAACTGGATCAGGCCCGTCGGGTTTCTAATTTAGAGTTAATGAGTCAGTTACAGTATGGCACCATTCCTGAACTTGAAAGAAAATTAGCTGAACAATTAAAAACTAAAAATGCTAACCCCATGCTCAACACTATCGTTGATAGCCATGACATTGAAAAGATAGTCTCGCGCTGGACAGCTATTCCCCTAGAGCAATTGCGTGAAACTGAACGCGAAAAACTACTCCAGATAGATACCAGACTTGCGATGCGTGTCATAGATCAATCTCAGGCTGTAACTGCAGTTTCAGAAGCAATCCGAAGGTCTAGAGTAGGATTAAGCGATACCAACAAACCAAATGGTAGTTTTTTATTTCTTGGCCCAACCGGAGTTGGAAAAACTGAGTTATGTAAAGCGATTGCTGAAGTTTTGTTTAATGATGAACAACAGATTATAAGAATAGATATGTCTGAGTATATGGAAAAACATTCGGTAGCTCGATTGATTGGAGCACCTCCAGGTTATGTTGGGTTTGAAGAAGGAGGTGAGTTGACTGAAAAAGTTCGCCGTCGTCCCTTTAGTGTGGTACTGCTTGATGAAATTGAAAAAGCCCATCCCGATGTATTTAATATTTTGTTACAGGTATTAGATGATGGCCGATTAAGTGATAGCCATGGCCATACGGTAGATTTTTGTAATACCATAATTGTTATGACATCAAATATAGGCAGTGAGATTATACAATCTTATCAAGCTACCAATACCGCACAACAACAGTATGAGCACATGAGTGCTGAAGTTATCAAAGAAATTAAAAAATATTTTAGACCTGAGTTTATTAATCGTATTGATGAATGTATTGTATTTAATAGTTTAAGCGAGCAATCAATTAAAAAAATTGTAGATATCCAACTTGCCTCACTCACCCAAAAAATTGCTAAACTTGGTTACCTTATTACCTTTGAAGATTCGGTTGCTTCGTTAATTGCGAAACATGGATATGATCCATACTATGGCGCAAGACCAGTAAAACGAACTATCACCCATTATTTAGAGAACCCATTTTCAAAAATAATACTTTCATCTACTCTAGACCCTGCTTTACCAATCATAGCACAGTCTGTAGAGGTGCCTGAGCAAGTTGTGTTTAGTCAAAACGGCAAGGTGTTGTAA
- a CDS encoding polyphenol oxidase family protein produces MSKYKYDHAPFETEKLIARTFSKGIGLDGIAQVWGAMPIFSKQVHGTRVVWYPEDFLSDSIEADAIFTSKINCLLVIATADCVPILIHHPKSGVIGVIHAGWRGVASNIVMHALQGLQLRNIPLAECQVWIGPHIGYTSFEVKKDVADQLIIWDSGTYAVRQNASGNFQVSLYALVVNQLRVHGVSEISGGGADTFLMRENYYSYRRGDRNCRNYHGIGVCT; encoded by the coding sequence ATGAGTAAGTATAAGTATGACCATGCGCCGTTTGAAACTGAAAAACTAATTGCACGAACTTTTTCTAAAGGCATTGGTTTGGATGGCATTGCGCAGGTATGGGGTGCGATGCCGATTTTTTCTAAGCAAGTACATGGGACCAGAGTTGTTTGGTATCCCGAGGACTTTTTAAGTGATTCAATTGAAGCTGATGCGATATTTACGAGTAAAATTAATTGTCTGCTTGTCATTGCTACGGCTGACTGTGTGCCAATTCTGATTCACCACCCCAAGTCAGGAGTTATTGGAGTAATTCACGCCGGATGGCGAGGAGTCGCGTCAAATATAGTTATGCATGCGTTACAGGGATTGCAGTTGCGAAATATCCCTCTTGCTGAGTGTCAAGTTTGGATCGGTCCTCATATTGGATACACTAGCTTTGAAGTTAAAAAAGATGTTGCAGATCAATTAATAATTTGGGATAGTGGAACGTATGCGGTTAGACAGAACGCAAGTGGTAATTTCCAAGTCTCTTTATATGCACTGGTGGTCAATCAATTGCGCGTTCATGGTGTATCAGAAATAAGTGGTGGTGGTGCGGATACTTTTCTCATGCGCGAGAATTATTATTCTTATCGTCGGGGTGATAGAAACTGCAGAAATTATCATGGTATTGGAGTGTGTACTTGA
- a CDS encoding RluA family pseudouridine synthase has product MAKHTYDFIASGEATRLDLFVASQLPNFSRSYIQLAIKNNTILVNGKPATKNTIVGNGEQVAVWFITSDFIENDAEPLEITIAHEDENVLVVDKTPGVVCHPGAGVSHGTLLQGLLYAYPYLRQVPRGGLVHRLDKDTSGLLLVAKHLEAHDYLTKLLQRREIKREYRGIVYGTVISGSTINLPLARDSRNRLKRKVVEGGKEAITHFRVLHRLAGATELLIQLESGRTHQIRAHFEAKSMSLVGDKLYGKKHVQKGLKPEARDSLLGFNRVALHAWRLSWKPFGLDSEIVIESTLPDDYQKLLQTLSP; this is encoded by the coding sequence ATGGCTAAGCACACTTATGATTTTATTGCGAGCGGAGAGGCTACTCGCCTCGATTTATTTGTGGCTAGTCAGCTTCCAAATTTCTCTCGGAGTTATATCCAACTCGCGATAAAAAATAACACCATACTGGTTAACGGTAAACCTGCAACAAAAAACACCATAGTTGGAAACGGTGAACAGGTTGCAGTGTGGTTTATCACCAGTGATTTTATTGAAAATGATGCCGAACCACTAGAGATAACCATCGCACATGAAGATGAAAATGTTTTAGTGGTAGACAAAACTCCTGGTGTGGTTTGCCATCCTGGTGCAGGAGTGTCGCATGGCACCTTACTCCAAGGATTACTTTATGCCTACCCCTATTTACGCCAGGTACCCAGGGGAGGGCTAGTGCATCGACTTGACAAGGATACCAGTGGTTTGCTTTTGGTAGCTAAACATCTTGAGGCACATGATTATTTAACCAAATTATTACAACGAAGAGAAATAAAAAGAGAATATCGTGGCATCGTGTATGGCACGGTAATTAGTGGCTCAACTATAAATCTACCTCTTGCCAGGGATTCTAGAAATAGACTCAAACGAAAAGTGGTGGAAGGAGGAAAGGAAGCCATCACTCATTTTCGTGTTCTGCATAGGCTTGCCGGTGCGACAGAGCTACTCATTCAGTTAGAAAGTGGCCGTACCCATCAAATTAGAGCGCATTTTGAGGCTAAAAGCATGTCTCTGGTTGGAGATAAATTATACGGTAAAAAACATGTGCAAAAAGGTTTAAAGCCGGAAGCAAGGGATAGTTTACTTGGCTTTAATCGGGTCGCGCTCCATGCTTGGAGATTGTCTTGGAAACCATTTGGTCTTGATTCAGAGATAGTCATAGAATCTACTTTGCCTGATGACTATCAAAAATTATTACAGACACTCAGTCCATGA
- a CDS encoding outer membrane protein assembly factor BamD: MKIIYLIPLLLVACTNIQPNLNIENAQNPQELYLTAKEAFKRSRYDLALQSLEKLDTNFPFSPFSDQVKLNLAYARFKSNKHIEAISSLDQYLQEKPYSLQAPYAWYLRGLCYQEWSIGYFTQQLGEADRSKYDLVSLKRAYANFEQIIKIFPKSIYSLDSAYRMKIIKEQLAIAEIQVAEYYLNRQAYIAAINRALHNLTVYQGATNNNRALELLIQGYLGLNRKKEAREAYRVLELNFPNYATLAELQKLTKLD, encoded by the coding sequence ATGAAGATAATTTATCTTATTCCGTTATTGCTCGTCGCTTGCACAAACATCCAGCCAAACCTCAATATTGAAAACGCCCAAAACCCACAAGAATTATACTTGACCGCTAAAGAGGCCTTTAAAAGAAGTCGCTACGACCTCGCTTTGCAGTCCTTAGAAAAACTTGATACCAATTTTCCTTTTAGTCCCTTTAGCGATCAAGTTAAATTAAATCTTGCCTATGCTAGATTTAAATCTAATAAACACATAGAAGCAATCAGTTCATTAGATCAATATCTTCAAGAGAAACCATATAGCCTACAAGCACCGTACGCTTGGTATTTGCGAGGACTTTGTTATCAGGAATGGTCGATAGGATATTTTACTCAGCAACTTGGAGAAGCCGATAGAAGTAAGTATGACTTAGTTTCCCTCAAAAGAGCCTACGCAAACTTTGAACAGATCATTAAAATTTTTCCTAAGAGTATTTATAGTTTGGACTCTGCGTACCGTATGAAGATCATTAAAGAACAATTAGCCATAGCTGAAATTCAAGTAGCTGAATATTATTTGAATAGACAAGCCTACATTGCAGCCATAAATCGAGCATTACATAACTTAACCGTTTACCAAGGTGCAACTAATAATAACAGGGCACTGGAATTATTGATCCAAGGCTACCTAGGACTTAATAGAAAAAAAGAAGCTAGAGAAGCCTATCGTGTCCTTGAACTTAATTTTCCCAATTACGCTACTTTAGCAGAACTTCAAAAACTTACAAAGCTTGATTAA